One genomic region from Haloprofundus salinisoli encodes:
- a CDS encoding UPF0179 family protein, with amino-acid sequence MSTVTLIGTRLAESGREFVYEGESTACKGCPYRKQCLNLSEGTRYRVVDVRENTQTLECAVHDAGIRAVEVEPASVPANVPSKGAYAGSKARLQGPCPHTECPSHEFCEPAGAEFDEEYRIQSIVGDPPHDYCHLDRSLTLVELEPKEN; translated from the coding sequence ATGTCGACCGTCACGCTCATCGGCACCCGTCTGGCGGAGTCGGGCCGCGAGTTCGTCTACGAGGGAGAGTCCACCGCCTGCAAGGGGTGTCCGTACCGAAAACAGTGTCTGAACCTCTCGGAGGGGACGCGCTACCGCGTCGTCGACGTCCGCGAGAACACCCAGACGCTCGAATGCGCCGTCCACGACGCCGGCATCCGCGCCGTCGAGGTCGAACCCGCGTCCGTCCCCGCGAACGTCCCCTCCAAGGGCGCGTACGCCGGGAGCAAAGCCCGCCTACAGGGTCCGTGCCCGCACACCGAGTGTCCGAGCCACGAGTTCTGCGAACCCGCCGGCGCGGAGTTCGACGAGGAGTACCGCATCCAATCTATCGTCGGCGACCCCCCGCACGACTACTGTCACCTCGACCGCTCGCTGACGCTCGTGGAGTTGGAACCGAAGGAGAACTGA
- a CDS encoding DUF5820 family protein, with the protein MSFDALPEGWTVWNDEPEGRAILAYRPDVFDSQQFPAPCMPTVFLSNGSRRRRPGASQIETATWHVTLLLEPEIEAETTEYDSREAGVDGAVECARRFADGEVDYRSLYQVPREQYFEKLDELTGREN; encoded by the coding sequence ATGAGCTTCGACGCACTCCCCGAGGGATGGACCGTCTGGAACGACGAACCGGAGGGTCGGGCGATTCTCGCCTACCGTCCGGACGTGTTCGACAGCCAGCAGTTCCCCGCCCCCTGTATGCCGACGGTGTTTCTCAGCAACGGGTCCAGGAGGCGGCGGCCCGGTGCCTCTCAGATAGAGACCGCCACGTGGCACGTGACGCTGCTGTTGGAACCCGAAATCGAGGCCGAAACCACCGAGTACGACTCCCGAGAAGCCGGCGTCGACGGCGCTGTCGAGTGCGCGCGTCGCTTCGCTGACGGGGAGGTGGACTACCGCTCGCTGTACCAGGTCCCCCGCGAGCAGTACTTCGAGAAACTCGACGAACTCACCGGCCGCGAGAACTGA
- a CDS encoding PrkA family serine protein kinase, whose amino-acid sequence MNGEIETLEDLSQHYQDSVPADLREANTFDWYLRELYDDPRIARNAHQRVADLFDYYGTEYDEDAGVVEYLMASEDPLHDGENVFYGREVHESIHEFVNKVKSGARGLGPEKRIKLLLGPVGSGKSHFDLMVRRYYEDYTMRDEGRMYTFRWTNLCDVIRDQDPADDTVQSPMNQDPIVLLPQEQRDRVIERLNENLDAPYTIRNEQSLDPASEFYMDKLLAYYDDDLQSVLENHVEIIRLVASENKRQCIETFEPKDKKNQDETELTGDVNYSKLAVYGESDPRAFDYSGAFCNANRGLFSGEELLKLQREFLYDFLHASQEQTIKPKNNPRIDIDQVIVGRTNMPEYREKKGDEKMEAFNDRTKRIDFPYVLEYTQEAEIYRKMLRNADVPHMHIEPHAMEMAGLFGVLTRITEPDGERISLTQKAKAYNGEIDDGDDVDVKKLREEGESKADIAEGMEGVSARFIGDEIAEAIMDSTHRGRDYLSPLSIFTHFEENLENHGSIPEENVERYHRYLEMVRDEYKERAIEDVRHALAYDLDEIQRQGEKYMDHVMAYIDDATVRDELTGREQDPDEKFLRSVEEKLEIPGDRKDDFRQEVSNWVSRRAREGTSFNPQDNDRLRRALERKLWEDKKHNINFSALVSANELDDDERNAWIDALEEQGYSREGAREVLEFAGAEVAKAELET is encoded by the coding sequence ATGAATGGCGAAATCGAAACCCTCGAAGACCTGAGCCAGCACTACCAGGACTCCGTGCCAGCGGACCTCCGCGAGGCGAACACGTTCGACTGGTATCTGCGCGAACTGTACGACGACCCGCGCATCGCTCGCAACGCCCACCAGCGCGTTGCCGACCTGTTCGACTACTACGGCACCGAGTACGACGAAGACGCCGGTGTCGTCGAGTACCTCATGGCGTCGGAAGACCCCCTCCACGACGGCGAGAACGTCTTCTACGGCCGTGAGGTCCACGAGTCCATCCACGAGTTCGTCAACAAGGTGAAAAGCGGGGCCCGCGGACTCGGTCCCGAAAAGCGCATCAAACTGCTCCTCGGCCCCGTCGGGTCCGGCAAGTCGCACTTCGACCTGATGGTCCGACGCTACTACGAGGACTACACGATGCGCGACGAAGGGCGCATGTACACCTTCCGCTGGACGAACCTCTGCGACGTCATCCGCGACCAGGACCCCGCCGACGACACCGTCCAGTCGCCGATGAACCAGGACCCCATCGTGTTGCTCCCGCAGGAGCAGCGCGACAGAGTCATCGAACGGCTGAACGAGAACCTCGACGCCCCGTACACCATCCGCAACGAGCAGTCGCTGGACCCCGCCAGCGAGTTCTACATGGACAAACTGCTGGCGTACTACGACGACGACCTCCAGTCGGTACTGGAGAACCACGTCGAGATCATCAGACTGGTCGCCAGCGAGAACAAACGCCAGTGCATCGAGACGTTCGAGCCGAAGGACAAGAAGAACCAGGACGAGACGGAACTGACGGGTGACGTCAACTACTCGAAGCTCGCCGTCTACGGCGAGTCCGACCCCCGCGCGTTCGACTACTCGGGGGCGTTCTGTAACGCTAATCGAGGACTGTTCTCCGGCGAGGAGCTGTTGAAACTCCAGCGGGAGTTCCTCTACGACTTCCTGCACGCGAGCCAGGAACAGACCATCAAGCCGAAGAACAACCCCCGTATCGACATCGACCAGGTCATCGTCGGTCGGACGAACATGCCCGAGTACCGCGAGAAGAAGGGCGACGAGAAGATGGAGGCGTTCAACGACCGGACGAAGCGCATCGACTTCCCGTACGTCCTCGAGTACACTCAGGAGGCCGAAATATACAGGAAGATGCTTCGGAACGCCGACGTTCCGCACATGCACATCGAACCGCACGCGATGGAGATGGCCGGCCTCTTCGGCGTGCTGACGCGCATCACCGAACCCGACGGCGAGCGCATCTCGCTGACGCAGAAGGCGAAGGCGTACAACGGCGAGATAGACGACGGCGACGACGTCGACGTGAAGAAACTCCGCGAGGAGGGCGAGTCGAAAGCCGACATCGCCGAGGGGATGGAGGGTGTCTCCGCGCGGTTCATCGGCGACGAGATCGCCGAGGCCATCATGGACTCGACGCACCGCGGCCGCGACTACCTCAGCCCGCTCTCGATCTTCACCCACTTCGAGGAGAACCTCGAGAATCACGGCTCCATCCCCGAGGAGAACGTCGAGCGCTACCACCGCTACCTCGAGATGGTCCGCGACGAGTACAAGGAGCGCGCCATCGAGGACGTCCGCCACGCGCTCGCCTACGACCTCGACGAGATTCAGCGGCAGGGCGAGAAGTACATGGACCACGTGATGGCGTACATCGACGACGCCACCGTCCGCGACGAACTCACCGGGCGCGAGCAGGACCCCGACGAGAAGTTCCTCCGCTCGGTCGAGGAGAAACTGGAGATTCCGGGCGACCGCAAGGACGACTTCCGCCAGGAGGTCTCGAACTGGGTCTCCCGCCGCGCCCGCGAGGGGACATCGTTCAACCCGCAGGACAACGACAGACTCCGCCGCGCCCTGGAGCGCAAACTGTGGGAGGACAAGAAACACAACATCAACTTCTCCGCGTTGGTGTCGGCGAACGAACTGGACGACGACGAGCGCAACGCCTGGATAGACGCCCTCGAAGAGCAGGGGTACTCCCGCGAGGGGGCGCGAGAAGTGCTCGAATTCGCCGGCGCGGAGGTGGCCAAAGCCGAGCTTGAGACGTAA
- a CDS encoding dodecin produces the protein MVFKKITLIGQSDEGFDSAVDDAVDRAEETLENVYWVEVDDLMVELAQEGREYQAEVTVAFQLE, from the coding sequence ATGGTGTTCAAGAAAATCACGCTCATCGGTCAGAGCGACGAGGGATTCGATTCGGCTGTCGACGACGCCGTCGACCGCGCAGAGGAGACGCTGGAGAACGTCTACTGGGTCGAAGTGGACGACCTGATGGTCGAACTCGCCCAGGAGGGGCGAGAGTATCAAGCCGAGGTCACCGTCGCGTTCCAGCTCGAATAG
- a CDS encoding universal stress protein, whose product MTLVVVPVRYPLTSHSKATLREAVRIAEERDAELTVLHVNLYQNGENITRAELKRATQTEFGRLPRARYVIRRGFLVEETILEEVAAEGADIVVIGSKQAGRWRRMLRRFLNNPDIEAYLREKLDCTVITVRADGEASTING is encoded by the coding sequence ATGACGTTAGTTGTCGTCCCGGTTCGGTATCCGCTGACCAGCCACTCGAAGGCGACGCTACGCGAAGCTGTGCGTATCGCCGAGGAACGAGACGCCGAGTTGACCGTCCTCCACGTGAACCTCTATCAGAACGGCGAAAACATCACCCGCGCGGAACTGAAACGGGCGACGCAGACGGAGTTTGGCCGCCTGCCGCGCGCCCGTTACGTCATCCGCCGCGGCTTTCTCGTCGAAGAGACGATTCTGGAAGAGGTCGCCGCCGAAGGAGCGGACATCGTCGTCATCGGGTCGAAGCAGGCCGGGCGCTGGCGGCGGATGCTCCGGAGGTTCCTAAACAATCCGGACATCGAGGCGTATCTCCGCGAGAAACTCGACTGCACGGTCATCACGGTCCGCGCCGACGGCGAGGCGAGTACCATAAACGGCTGA
- a CDS encoding succinylglutamate desuccinylase/aspartoacylase domain-containing protein, with protein sequence MRVHQLGDGTPEVAVVAGIHGDEPCGPLAVDRLLVEDPAVERPVKLVVANEEALERGVRYLDDDLNRSFPGSADAESHERRLAYDLVNELRDCTVLALHSTQSTARPFAVADRVDAVTRAVCPHLPVDVLVETAGFAEGRLIDHAHTVEVECGLQGSDEAAENAYDLIRGFLAATGVLPAPESTDRLDAGLSDEVTVFRLADKIPKPPAGEYEVLATNFEPVEAGARFATYDGEELTAEVDFYPVLLSPYGYPDLFGYTAEKVGTLE encoded by the coding sequence ATGCGAGTTCACCAATTGGGTGACGGAACACCCGAAGTCGCCGTCGTCGCCGGAATCCACGGCGACGAACCGTGCGGTCCGCTGGCGGTCGACCGCCTTCTCGTCGAAGACCCGGCCGTCGAACGCCCCGTCAAACTCGTCGTCGCCAACGAGGAGGCGCTCGAACGCGGCGTCCGCTATCTCGACGACGACCTGAACCGCTCGTTTCCGGGGTCGGCGGACGCCGAGAGCCACGAACGCCGCCTCGCGTACGACCTCGTCAACGAGCTCCGCGACTGCACGGTGCTGGCGCTGCACTCCACGCAGTCGACGGCGCGGCCGTTCGCCGTCGCCGACCGCGTCGACGCCGTCACGCGCGCGGTCTGCCCGCACCTCCCCGTCGACGTGCTGGTCGAAACCGCCGGCTTCGCGGAGGGCCGACTCATCGACCACGCCCACACCGTCGAAGTCGAGTGCGGGCTGCAGGGCAGCGACGAGGCCGCCGAGAACGCCTACGACCTGATTCGTGGCTTCCTCGCGGCGACGGGCGTCCTCCCGGCCCCCGAGAGCACCGACCGCCTGGACGCGGGCCTGAGCGACGAGGTGACCGTCTTCCGACTGGCCGACAAGATACCGAAACCGCCGGCCGGCGAGTACGAGGTGCTCGCGACGAACTTCGAACCGGTCGAGGCGGGCGCGCGGTTCGCCACCTACGACGGCGAAGAGCTCACCGCCGAAGTCGACTTCTACCCGGTGCTGCTCTCGCCGTACGGCTACCCCGACCTGTTCGGCTACACCGCCGAGAAGGTCGGTACCTTAGAGTAG
- a CDS encoding nucleotidyltransferase domain-containing protein yields MTTIPAEGRERIEAALRELEAEHDISVVLAVARGSHAWGLDSPESDYDVGVVYAPDDLRTGFHLSRPRDTVERTFGPDVELSGWDVTKFATLLSQSNDGAIDTLRSPIRYRERFDADALREYVEETYNPVGLYYCYRGIAKSNYRKYLSRHLTDSKKQLYPIVERTDTEYVVRSRRSGGQFSIPRHLVDSGDPARIPVEHVESKSTSEAERASSGFVERTVRSTKTRRTVKRNLAVLVAVMNARYLLATGEAGAHELPHVDFPTFLVDQAPSVFDDDLLALAEELVERKRRGDNGEIGDRIGYETATLPEKIDYETHTRPGPENAELDEFIDEMLAAATES; encoded by the coding sequence ATGACCACGATTCCGGCGGAGGGGCGGGAGCGAATCGAAGCGGCGCTCCGCGAACTCGAAGCGGAACACGATATCTCGGTCGTTCTCGCCGTCGCCCGCGGAAGCCACGCGTGGGGACTCGACTCGCCGGAGAGCGACTACGACGTGGGCGTCGTCTACGCGCCCGACGACCTCCGGACGGGGTTTCACCTCTCCAGACCGCGCGACACCGTCGAGCGGACGTTCGGACCCGACGTCGAGCTCTCGGGGTGGGACGTGACGAAGTTCGCGACGCTGCTCTCGCAGTCGAACGACGGCGCGATCGACACGCTCCGGAGCCCGATTCGATACCGCGAGCGCTTCGACGCCGACGCGCTCCGCGAGTACGTCGAAGAGACGTACAATCCCGTCGGGCTCTACTACTGCTATCGGGGCATCGCGAAGTCGAACTACCGGAAGTACCTCTCGCGGCACCTCACCGACAGCAAGAAGCAGCTGTACCCGATTGTCGAGCGCACCGACACCGAGTACGTCGTCCGCAGTCGCCGAAGCGGCGGACAGTTCTCGATTCCGCGCCATCTCGTCGATAGCGGCGACCCGGCGCGCATACCCGTCGAACACGTCGAATCGAAGTCGACGAGCGAAGCGGAACGAGCGTCGTCCGGATTCGTCGAGCGAACCGTTCGGTCGACGAAGACCAGACGGACGGTCAAGCGAAACCTCGCGGTGCTCGTCGCGGTGATGAACGCGCGATACCTCCTCGCCACGGGCGAGGCCGGCGCGCACGAACTGCCGCACGTCGACTTCCCGACGTTCCTCGTCGACCAGGCGCCCAGCGTCTTCGACGACGACCTGCTCGCGCTGGCCGAGGAGCTGGTCGAGCGAAAGCGCCGCGGGGACAACGGAGAAATCGGCGACCGGATCGGTTACGAGACGGCGACGCTCCCCGAGAAAATCGACTACGAGACGCACACCCGCCCCGGGCCCGAGAACGCGGAGTTGGACGAGTTTATCGACGAGATGTTGGCCGCCGCGACGGAGTCGTAG
- a CDS encoding bifunctional metallophosphatase/5'-nucleotidase, translated as MPRLLHYSDIENVYDDPERAGRLAGLLSTLGGPDSLVVGSGDNTSPGVLALVSKGRQALDFFRAVGSDVETFGNHDFDYGPDATRELVTDAPQTWVSANVRDERGDRFGRAEGVVPWTVETAGGDVVGFFGLTDPATDSLNPQAAELTFTDPYEAAERAVSELRAEGVDYVVAVSHLGAGDDELARRVDVDAVLGGHVHSERAEYVDETLLVRPGVNGRTVLEVTLDEDGARAERHDPEARDATVDESLVAALRGRLAESGLDSVVGEAETPMRRTEGVVFGGECAIGNFVADAYRWAAAADVGLQNSGGIRNGPPLSGEVTVADLVSVVPFAEPVVVAELTGEELLTAFRQAAGGAVDFGEPHWWHGHVSGATLRWDDDRNELDEVRVGGDPVDPTRLYRVATAEYLLHSDHEFPVIEERHRASEHGIQHEILAEYARQFGVSASVDGRIRRPAID; from the coding sequence ATGCCGCGGTTGCTCCACTACTCCGATATCGAGAACGTCTACGACGACCCCGAGCGCGCGGGCCGTCTCGCAGGGTTGCTCTCCACGCTCGGTGGACCCGATTCGCTCGTCGTCGGCAGCGGAGACAACACCTCACCGGGCGTCCTCGCGTTAGTCTCGAAAGGTCGGCAGGCGCTGGACTTCTTCCGCGCCGTCGGCAGCGACGTGGAGACGTTCGGCAACCACGACTTCGACTACGGCCCCGACGCGACCCGCGAACTGGTCACCGACGCCCCGCAGACGTGGGTGAGCGCGAACGTTCGCGACGAACGTGGCGACAGGTTCGGCCGCGCCGAGGGCGTCGTCCCGTGGACCGTCGAAACCGCCGGCGGCGACGTCGTCGGCTTCTTTGGCCTCACCGACCCCGCCACCGACTCGCTCAACCCGCAGGCCGCCGAGTTGACGTTCACCGACCCGTACGAGGCGGCCGAACGCGCCGTCTCCGAACTCCGCGCCGAGGGCGTCGACTACGTCGTCGCCGTCTCGCATCTCGGCGCGGGCGACGACGAACTCGCCCGCCGCGTCGACGTCGACGCGGTGCTCGGCGGTCACGTCCATTCCGAACGCGCCGAGTACGTCGACGAGACCCTCCTCGTACGTCCGGGCGTCAACGGTCGGACGGTGCTCGAAGTCACGCTGGACGAAGACGGCGCACGCGCGGAGCGCCACGACCCCGAGGCGCGCGACGCAACGGTCGACGAGTCGCTGGTGGCGGCGCTCCGCGGTCGACTCGCCGAGTCCGGCCTCGACAGCGTCGTCGGCGAGGCGGAGACGCCGATGCGGCGGACCGAAGGCGTCGTCTTCGGCGGCGAGTGCGCCATCGGCAACTTCGTCGCCGACGCCTACCGCTGGGCCGCCGCCGCCGACGTGGGCCTCCAGAACAGCGGCGGCATCCGAAACGGCCCGCCGCTGTCGGGCGAGGTGACCGTCGCCGACCTGGTGAGCGTCGTCCCCTTCGCCGAACCCGTCGTCGTCGCCGAACTCACGGGTGAAGAGCTGCTGACGGCGTTTCGGCAGGCCGCGGGCGGCGCGGTCGATTTCGGCGAACCGCACTGGTGGCACGGGCACGTCAGCGGCGCGACGCTGCGGTGGGACGACGACCGGAACGAACTCGACGAGGTGCGCGTCGGCGGCGACCCCGTCGACCCGACCCGACTGTACCGGGTGGCGACGGCGGAGTACCTCCTGCACAGCGACCACGAGTTCCCGGTCATCGAGGAGCGCCACCGAGCGAGCGAACACGGCATCCAACACGAGATTCTGGCCGAGTACGCCCGCCAGTTCGGCGTCTCCGCGAGCGTCGACGGTCGGATTCGACGGCCCGCGATCGACTGA
- a CDS encoding DUF63 family protein, producing the protein MATVAERVEADPERTWLAAMAALLTALVGGSLLFPRIVYDGFLWRYFWGPVVADGEGATCAVRADGTTTLLDSAAACQSATGFVAYPGYTLVSEAGYVVTLLLMLGGVVLLLRRLNIGTSRKFFYALFPFMLFGGALRVVEDAGIAAMRAGVEPAIPFPWSALIISPFIYFTVFFITLAAVVATVLLSRRGVFDEFYRPLAVVGSVVLAVTLAYLGYLAATTEYVTFYPQVITVMLVLTTVVTAVTWWLIERYKPELNAGTVYVGLLLIWGHALDGVANVVGLDWMPALGAGPNLVPKHPVNQGIVDITAAALPASVLAVTGDAWPFLLVKLAAAVFIIWIFEPEIFEESPRYAMLLLIAALAVGLGPGTRDMLRATFGI; encoded by the coding sequence ATGGCAACGGTCGCAGAGCGCGTGGAGGCGGACCCCGAGCGGACGTGGCTCGCCGCGATGGCCGCGCTCCTCACCGCCCTCGTCGGCGGGTCGCTCCTCTTTCCCCGCATCGTCTACGATGGCTTCCTCTGGCGTTACTTCTGGGGCCCGGTCGTCGCCGACGGCGAAGGCGCGACGTGCGCCGTCCGCGCCGACGGCACGACGACGCTCCTCGACAGCGCGGCAGCGTGTCAGTCCGCGACGGGCTTCGTCGCCTATCCCGGCTACACGCTCGTCTCTGAGGCCGGCTACGTCGTTACCCTCCTCCTGATGCTCGGCGGCGTCGTTTTGCTGCTTCGTCGGTTGAACATCGGCACGAGTCGCAAGTTCTTCTACGCGCTCTTCCCGTTCATGCTGTTCGGCGGGGCGCTGCGCGTCGTCGAAGACGCGGGCATCGCGGCGATGCGCGCCGGCGTCGAACCCGCGATTCCGTTCCCCTGGAGCGCGCTCATCATCAGCCCGTTCATCTACTTCACCGTCTTCTTCATCACGCTCGCCGCCGTCGTCGCCACGGTGTTACTCTCGCGGCGCGGCGTGTTCGACGAGTTCTACCGGCCATTGGCGGTCGTCGGCAGCGTCGTCCTCGCGGTGACGCTCGCGTACCTCGGCTACCTCGCGGCGACGACGGAGTACGTCACGTTCTACCCGCAGGTCATCACGGTGATGCTCGTGTTGACCACCGTCGTCACCGCGGTCACGTGGTGGCTCATCGAGAGGTACAAACCCGAACTAAACGCCGGAACCGTCTACGTCGGACTCCTCCTCATCTGGGGGCACGCGCTCGACGGCGTCGCCAACGTCGTCGGCCTCGACTGGATGCCGGCGCTCGGCGCGGGGCCGAACCTCGTGCCCAAACATCCGGTGAACCAGGGTATCGTCGACATCACCGCCGCGGCGCTGCCGGCGTCGGTGCTCGCGGTGACCGGCGACGCGTGGCCGTTCCTGCTCGTGAAACTCGCCGCCGCGGTGTTCATCATCTGGATCTTCGAACCGGAGATATTCGAGGAGAGTCCGCGGTACGCGATGCTGCTTCTCATCGCGGCGCTCGCGGTGGGACTCGGCCCCGGCACTCGCGACATGCTCCGGGCGACGTTCGGCATCTGA
- a CDS encoding DUF309 domain-containing protein — protein MDEHTRDPSVAPPLGDPTGWRADNQWEHATLRRAVEHGVRLFNAGEFHESHDCFEDEWYNYGSGTAESAFLHGMVQVAAGSYKHFDFEDDDGMRSLFRTALQYLRGVPDDFYGVDLPEIRETMQAALDDPTALEGFRISLDDHRPTAYEVDYEYAERLD, from the coding sequence ATGGACGAGCACACCCGCGACCCGAGCGTGGCCCCGCCGCTCGGCGACCCGACCGGGTGGCGAGCGGACAACCAGTGGGAACACGCTACGCTCCGCCGCGCCGTCGAACACGGCGTCCGGCTGTTCAACGCCGGCGAGTTCCACGAGAGCCACGACTGCTTCGAGGACGAGTGGTACAACTACGGCAGCGGCACCGCCGAGAGCGCCTTCCTCCACGGAATGGTGCAGGTCGCCGCGGGAAGCTACAAGCATTTCGACTTCGAGGACGACGACGGGATGCGCTCGCTGTTCCGGACCGCGCTGCAGTATCTCCGCGGCGTCCCGGACGACTTCTACGGCGTGGACCTGCCCGAGATTCGAGAGACGATGCAGGCAGCACTGGACGACCCGACGGCGCTGGAGGGATTTCGTATCAGTCTCGACGACCACCGACCGACGGCGTACGAGGTCGACTACGAGTACGCCGAGCGCCTCGACTGA
- a CDS encoding RNA ligase partner protein has translation MADYPLKQRFVLDTSLFLSDEIREEGETMEAALVRLLDTLALAKLRLNISCYMPPSVHDELMVVLRNRDVGEETTAQLNTWVIRKHPSRFEVMIPAEVVSRFMREMSSRVDGGLRVAENAVRDAAEAGVADDAISDLRHDYRKTLRRGVVDSQEDFDLLVLARELDAGVVTEDTGIIDWAEDFGLRYLRGRDFPNLLNAYLDASFEA, from the coding sequence ATGGCCGACTACCCGCTGAAACAGCGGTTCGTCCTCGACACCTCGCTGTTTCTCTCCGACGAGATCCGCGAGGAGGGCGAGACGATGGAAGCCGCGCTCGTCCGACTGCTGGACACCTTGGCGCTGGCGAAACTCCGACTCAACATCTCCTGTTACATGCCGCCGTCGGTGCACGACGAACTGATGGTCGTCCTTCGAAATCGGGACGTCGGCGAGGAGACGACGGCGCAACTGAACACGTGGGTCATCCGCAAACACCCCTCGCGCTTCGAGGTGATGATTCCGGCCGAGGTCGTCTCGCGGTTCATGCGCGAGATGAGTTCGCGCGTCGACGGCGGTCTGCGCGTCGCCGAGAACGCGGTCCGAGACGCCGCCGAGGCGGGCGTCGCCGACGACGCCATCTCGGACCTCCGTCACGACTACCGGAAGACGCTCCGCCGCGGCGTCGTCGACTCGCAGGAGGATTTCGACCTGCTGGTGCTCGCCCGCGAACTCGACGCCGGCGTCGTCACCGAGGACACGGGTATCATCGATTGGGCGGAAGATTTCGGCCTTCGCTACCTCCGCGGGCGCGACTTCCCGAACCTCCTGAACGCCTATCTCGACGCCAGTTTCGAGGCGTGA
- a CDS encoding Lrp/AsnC family transcriptional regulator: protein MELDDTDRAILRILQEDARTPFSEIARRIDMSSATVHDRVGRMENAGVIEGYHAKVDPKAAGYGTSALVGLRVEQGHEAEALERLENLDAVKEIYLTTGEWDVMLRVFAHDTEGLRELMFDHIAAMDGFSRSQTMVILGTEYERAGLPL from the coding sequence ATGGAACTCGACGACACGGACCGTGCGATTCTCCGCATCCTCCAGGAGGACGCCCGTACCCCGTTCAGCGAGATCGCACGTCGAATCGACATGTCGAGTGCAACCGTCCACGACCGGGTGGGGCGGATGGAGAACGCCGGCGTCATCGAGGGGTACCACGCCAAGGTCGACCCCAAGGCGGCGGGGTACGGCACGTCTGCGCTGGTCGGCCTCCGCGTCGAACAGGGCCACGAGGCCGAAGCGTTAGAGCGTCTCGAAAATCTCGACGCGGTCAAGGAGATCTACCTGACGACCGGCGAGTGGGACGTGATGCTCCGGGTGTTCGCACACGACACAGAGGGACTGCGCGAGCTGATGTTCGACCACATCGCGGCGATGGACGGCTTCTCGCGCTCGCAGACGATGGTCATCCTCGGCACGGAGTACGAACGCGCCGGACTACCGCTCTGA
- a CDS encoding inositol monophosphatase family protein, whose amino-acid sequence MADEALRAAVARRAAEAGAAVAFDRFRRGIDVETKDGKTDVVTQADRDAQARVADVIDGAFPEDELVGEEDDALKTVPDDGDAWVVDPIDGTNNYVRNIRIWATAVAAVREGEPVAAASALPALGDTYVADADAVYRNGHEISVSAETDPEKSTVVPTVWWDFDHRDEYAAATRELVERFGDMRRFGCAQAVLAMVADGSLEGTITNIVANPWDTVAGVYMVRRAGGTVTDLEGNRWRHDSKGLVASNGAVHDEVLAAARGIEELDG is encoded by the coding sequence ATGGCAGACGAGGCACTCCGCGCGGCCGTCGCCCGACGCGCCGCGGAGGCCGGGGCAGCGGTCGCGTTCGACCGCTTCCGGCGGGGGATCGACGTAGAGACGAAAGACGGCAAGACCGACGTCGTGACGCAGGCCGACAGGGACGCACAGGCCCGCGTCGCCGACGTCATCGACGGGGCGTTCCCCGAAGACGAGCTCGTCGGAGAAGAGGACGACGCGCTCAAAACCGTCCCCGACGACGGCGACGCGTGGGTCGTCGACCCCATCGACGGGACGAACAACTACGTCCGGAACATCCGCATCTGGGCGACGGCCGTCGCCGCCGTCCGCGAGGGCGAACCCGTCGCCGCCGCGAGCGCCCTCCCGGCGCTGGGCGACACGTACGTCGCCGACGCCGACGCCGTCTACCGAAACGGTCACGAAATCTCGGTCAGCGCCGAGACCGACCCCGAGAAGAGTACGGTCGTCCCGACGGTCTGGTGGGACTTCGACCACCGCGACGAGTACGCGGCGGCGACGCGCGAACTCGTCGAGCGCTTCGGCGACATGCGTCGATTCGGCTGTGCGCAGGCCGTGTTGGCGATGGTCGCCGACGGCTCGCTCGAGGGGACGATAACGAACATCGTCGCCAACCCGTGGGACACCGTCGCCGGCGTGTACATGGTTCGGCGCGCGGGCGGCACCGTCACCGACCTGGAGGGTAACCGCTGGCGACACGACTCGAAGGGACTCGTCGCCTCCAACGGCGCGGTCCACGACGAGGTGCTCGCCGCGGCCCGCGGCATCGAGGAACTGGACGGCTGA